In one window of Enoplosus armatus isolate fEnoArm2 chromosome 7, fEnoArm2.hap1, whole genome shotgun sequence DNA:
- the cyldl gene encoding ubiquitin carboxyl-terminal hydrolase CYLD: MASTRYLYFIITRKPETPGRINAGSICYSSRSGLQPPPTKLSVQVMGCALRNDVEVSSVAELSEEEAELLQALPEDAERLKWFRERDALRTALGLTEGTAVTVDEGGKKLRGVIRFIGRLADPTYYTPLTGIFFGVELQGEDKGKGNTNGTYMYKTLFSCVKDGGIFAPFSRVKPVSQPETEALIPGDRVTYFISDKCRHGMVVDVQEKDGKHIVRISTDTDENGKTGGELEVPLQLVAKGEVPAESMDVDTALVDPNTGDLYMGLSVNSMVEVTLAEGNSYGIIRWIGTLPDLQETMAGLELEEVKGVSDGTFKSKRLFKCPHKRALFVKLSSCRPDSRFQSTSANHSERMPKQEDPDRETEHSTGKLETVPPITTEQVKPILIGRMRGIQGHCNSCYMDAALFSLFSCSSVLDSMLFKSTEPQDAPIQKTLLHDIVNPLRSKGFVEGQHVMKLRQQLQKHGYSHSFTTDEKDPEEFLTVIMHHILALDPLLKLSAGGKVQESYCYQIFLDQNHSLVLPTVQQLLEHSFYSAGLKLAEVPSCLILQMPRFGKKFKMFDKIIPSLELDITDLLSEGPQQCILCGNLAQQECIECFKDPLFSQTGFKIFCNTCSSQVHSHPQRRSHQLVSLEVPKGYCGYSVPHALTRDKLELFAVLCIETSHYVSFIKYGPNSQDWIFFDSMADRQGERDGFNIPEVHACPEVGVYLEMSPVELANQVPRDMKGVAKRLFCDAYMYLYQSTSMCLYR; encoded by the exons ATGGCGTCAACGAGGTACCTGTACTTCATCATAACAAGAAAACCTGAAACCCCAGGACGCATCAATGCTGGCAGCATATGTTACTCGTCTAGGTCAGGCCTCCAACCACCTCCCACAAAGTTGTCCGTTCAGGTCATGGGCTGCGCGTTACGTAATGACGTAGAGGTGAGTAGCGTGGCTGAGCTGAGTGAAGAGGAAGCCGAGCTGCTGCAGGCCCTGCCTGAGGACGCAGAGAGGCTGAAGTGGTTCAGAGAAAGAGATGCTCTTCGAACAGCGCTGGGACTCACTGAAGGGACTGCAGTGACTGTCGACGAAGGAGGAAAGAAGCTTAGAGGCGTCATTCGCTTCATTGGAAGATTGGCAGATCCAACATATTACACTCCCTTAACAGGAATATTCTTTGGCGTTGAACTGCAG GGAGAAGACAAGGGGAAGGGCAATACTAATGGGACCTATATGTATAAAACCCTCTTCTCCTGTGTGAAAGATGGTGGCATTTTTGCCCCATTCTCCAGAGTCAAGCCTGTCTCACAACCAGAAACAGAGGCGCTAATCCCAGGGGACAGAGTCACTTACTTCATCAGCGATAAATGTCGGCATGGAATGGTGGTGGACGTGCAGGAAAAGGATGGAAAACATATTGTTCGGATCTCCACG GACACAGATGAGAATGGAAAGACAGGGGGCGAACTAGAAGTTCCACTACAGTTGGTTGCTAAGGGGGAGGTGCCTGCAG AGAGCATGGACGTTGACACAGCCCTGGTGGATCCAAACACTGGTGATCTGTACATGGGTCTGAGTGTGAACTCTATGGTCGAGGTGACCTTGGCTGAAGGCAATTCATATGGAATCATCCGCTGGATCGGCACTCTGCCTGATCTACAGGAAACCATGGCTGGACTAGAGCTG GAGGAGGTCAAAGGAGTGAGTGACGGTACCTTCAAAAGTAAGCGTTTATTCAAATGTCCCCACAAGAGAGCTCTGTTTGTGAAGCTTAGCTCCTGCCGTCCCGACTCACGATTTCAGAGCacatcagccaatcacagcgagAGGATGCCGAAACAGGAAGACCCAG acagagagacagagcacagCACAGGGAAGCTGGAGACTGTCCCTCCTATCACCACAGAGCAGGTTAAACCGATTTTGATTGGACGAATGAGGGGGATCCAAGGCCACTGCAACTCCTGCTACATGGATGCTGCCCTCTTCAG cttgttttcctgctcctctgtgttgGACTCCATGCTGTTTAAATCAACAGAACCTCAAGATGCCCCAATTCAGAAAACGCTGCTCCATGACATCGTTAATCCCCTCCGCAG TAAGGGTTTTGTGGAAGGGCAGCACGTCATGAAGCTccggcagcagctgcagaaacacgGCTACAGTCACTCCTTCACCACAGACGAGAAGG ATCCAGAAGAGTTCCTTACTGTCATCATGCACCACATTCTTGCACTGGATCCTCTACTCAAACT CTCAGCGGGTGGGAAAGTGCAGGAGAGTTACTGCTATCAGATCTTCTTGGACCAGAACCACAGTCTGGTGCTGCCTACagtccagcagctgctggagcatTCCTTCTACAGTGCAGGACTCAAGCTGGCAGAG GTGCCATCCTGCCTCATCCTCCAGATGCCTCGCTTTGGGAAGAAATTCAAGATGTTTGACAAGATCATTCCCTCTCTGGAGCTGGACATCACTGACCTCCTCTCTGAAG GTCCTCAGCAGTGCATCCTGTGTGGAAACTTGGCCCAGCAAGAGTGCATCGAATGTTTTAAAGATCCCCTTTTCAGCCAGACGGGATTCAAAATCTTCTGCAACACGTGTTCATCTCAG gTGCACAGTCATCCTCAGCGCCGGTCCCATCAACTAGTTTCTCTGGAAGTCCCCAAGGGTTACTGTGGTTACAGCGTACCTCACGCTCTGACCAGAGACAAGCTGGAGCTGTTCGCCGTGCTCTGCATCGAGACCAGCCACTACGTGTCCTTCATCAAATACGGACCAAACAGCCAAGACTGGATCTTCTTTGACAGCATGGCAGATCGACAAG gagagagagacggctTCAACATCCCGGAGGTTCACGCCTGCCCTGAGGTCGGCGTGTACCTGGAAATGTCTCCCGtggagctggccaatcaggtGCCTCGAGACATGAAAGGTGTGGCTAAGCGTCTCTTTTGTGACGCCTACATGTACCTGTATCAGAGCACCAGCATGTGTCTCTATCGTTGA